The genomic stretch AAACGTATCCCGATCCGTCTGGTGTTGTGAGCCACGTTCTTCCATGAAATCAGCGGAAACGCTTAGCTCGCTGTGGAAGAAATTATCCCATGTGCTTTCGGCGGGTGTGAGCACCAGCGAATTTCCTACTTTTCTTATCGTCACAGTCTTTACCTCATCAGGAAAACGGCATTCCGCCGGAATACGGACGCTTTGCGTCCGGTTATTTAAAAAAACTGACCCTTTTGACATGGTGCTTTCTCCAGTTACGTGACGTTAGCCCGACCAATAGCCCGGCAAATTCTGGCTAAAGTCTACGCGCCTGAAAAATATAGTGCAAAGGTATATACGTCGGATCTGAAAGACAACGGAAGAAATCAGCGAATGTTGGATTTTGCGCGATGGCTCGGAGAAAAGGCTGCAACAAAAGAAAATCCCCGCAATATTTACGGGGACTCGTGGAAAACGAGGGTTACTTCAGGGTGACGCCGGAACGCGGGTCTGCCGCCAGACGCTGCAATTCCTGCCCGACCAGATTAATAATCTCAGGTTCCAGATCAATCAGCGGCGCGCGAACGTGGTGACCGTCGAAGCCGCGCAGGTTCATGGCCGCTTTCACCAGTTGCGGCTGGCCATAACGGCGGGCGAGGGCACGGTACGGATACCACAGGTGGTGAAGTTCGCGGGCAGTATTTGCATCGCCGCTTTCCAGCGCCCGGTACGTCGCCAGAATGATCTCCGGCAACGCGCCGCTGTTGGTGGTGCTGATGCCGTCGAAACCGCACATCATCGGGCCTAAAAATGCCAGATCTGAAGCGCAGAAAAGACGCAGGCGTCCGCCCAGACGGTTGGCAATCTGGTCGATCGCCGTCGGGTTTAAATCGCCCTGTTTGATGCCGACAACGCCGTCGATATCAGCCAGTTGTTCCAGAACCACCGGCGGCAACGTGATGCCAATACCCGGCGCGTTGTACACCAGAATTCCGGTGCGTGATAGCGGTGCCATCTGTTTGAAGAAGCTGATGATTTGCGCGTCGGTCACTTCGGAAACAAACGGCGGCGTCACCATCGGCAGGCCGCCAAGGTCGCCCGCCAGTTGTGTTAAATCGCGCACCACGCGGGCGTCGGAACCGGCGCTGCAAAGCATGACCGGCACGCGATCGCCCACCACTTCCATTACGTGGCGGAAAAGATTCGCGCGTTCGTCAGCGGTCATCGCCGGGAATTCGCCGTAGGTGCCGCCGACCAAAATGCCGTCATAACCCAGCCCGATAACGCGTTCGATATTGCGCGATATTCCGGCGAAATCGAATTCACCACTGGCGGTAAACGGCGTCACGGTGATGTTAAAAATACCTTTCAGACGGGCCTGACTTTCACTGATGTCTTTCATTTATTTAATTCCTGTAAAACGAAGCGATGGGCAAAATCAGAGTAAATACAACGGGCGGTCAACCGTGCCCAGCGCGCGATAACCGGTTTCGGTCACGACAATCGTTTCGCTGACGCCCACGGTAAATTCGCCGTAAATGCGCAGCGCAGGCGGAATGTGGAAAGTCATGCCCGGCTGTAATTCGGTGGTGATGCCGCTGTAAAGGCTGAGAATTGCGCCTTCGCCCCAGTCAGGGGCGAACGAAATGCCGATGGAATAACCGGTGCGTTTTTTGAAATTATCGGTGTATCCGGCGCGGTCAATCACGGCCTGACAGGCCAGATGTGGCGCTTCGCAGGTGGCACCCGGACGGATGACGTCGAGTGCGGCTTGCAGCGCTTCCTGACACACTTTCTCCATTTCCAGTGCGACGGCCGGTGGTTTGCCGAGCCACGCGGAACGCATCAGTGCCGCATGATAGCGGTCGTGTGTAGCGGCCATTTCGAGGAAAATCGGGTCGTTGTCGAGGATCTTACGACGACGCCAGGTGCCGTGCGGTACGCCAGTGCGCGGGCCGGTGGAAACCAGCGGTTCCATGCCCATGTATTCGGAACCGGCGGCAATTGCCGCGCCCATCATGGCCGAAACCAGATCGTTTTCGGTGGCTCCGGCGGCAATGGCGGCGCGTCCGGCGAGCATTCCGGCGTCAACGTAACGGGCGGCATACGCCATTTTTTCCAGCTCGGCGGCGGATTTCACCGCACGCAGTTGCTCAATAACGCCCGCGGCGTCATGGATTGTGCCGATCTCAGCCTGCAAAGCTTCATAAACCGCAATCGGCAGGAACCAGCCGCGTTTGTCGATGCCAATCCGGCTCTTCATCCAGCCCCGCGATTTCAGCACGCCGAGCAGGAAATTCACCGGATTATCGCCGTCGGTGTAAATTGCCGCGTCGCGGATAAAGGTGTTGGAGATGAAGTTGAAATATTCCAGCTGGCGGATAACAAACACCGGATCGCCTTCCACCGGCAACACCAGCGTCTGGAAGGTGTAATAGCCCGGCGTCTGCTGGCCGGTCAGATAAAAGATGTTTTCCGGGCCGGTGATGACCATGACGTCCAGCCCGGCTTTGACCAGTAACTGACGCGCCCGCGCGATGCGGTGCTGATACTCTTCTTCGCGAAACGCGGATTCTGCGCCGGGAACGACGCTGCCAAGGTCGGGCAGGGAAACTGACTGTGCTTTCATTGTGCAAACTCCTGAATAAATTCTGCCTGAGAAGGGGTGAAGCTGATGCCCAGCCCTGCGCCGGACGGGCTGCTGAGCATCCCCCGGATATAGGAAAGGCCGTGAACCGGATCATTACCCAGCCCGTCGGCACCGTAGAGTTCGGCATAGCGTGGCTGGCTGGCGCGGGCGACGTGCAGGGCTGCGGCGGTCGCGGCACCGCCTTCATTCATCTGACCAATCATGAACGGCACACCGGCGGCACTCAGCCGTTTGGCGGCCGCCAGCGTAGGGGCAATGCCGCCCATTTTGACCAGTTTCAGGTGCGCCATAATTTTGCCTTCGAGCTGCAAAATACGTTCTAAATCGGCCTCACTGCTCATGCTTTCATCGAGCATCAGCGGCACCGGGCTGGCGGCGGCGAGTGCCGGATAACAATGCGCGTTGGCATCGGAAACCGGCTGTTCCAGGTAGCTCATCTCAAATTTCGCCAGCGCCAGCAGATGATTGCGTGCTTCTTCCGGTTGCCACTGGCCGTTAGCGTCCGCCGATAAACTGATTTCATGGCCGAAACGCCGCCGCAGTGCGCTGAGCCGGGCTTCGTCTTCGGTAAAGGAAGCGACGCCGACGCGCAGTTTGAGCTGCGTAAAACCCCGTTCGACATACGCTGTGGCCTGATCCAGCATTTCATTCATGGGCGTCCAGAACAGCGTCTGGTTGGTGTGATAACTCACCGTTTCGGCGTTTTCTGCGCCCGCCAGTTCTGCCACGCTGAGTCCGTTCTGACGCGCAATCAGGTCATGCAGCGCGATGTCTATGAGCATCCGCGTTGGTGCCAGAAAATCGGCCAGAATCGCCGGAAGATTCATCAGTAATGCGCTGGCAGACAGGCTGAGATCCAGATGCCGCAGGGCGCGGATCACATCGCGTAACACCTGTTCGGCGCTGTAACCGTTGAGATAAGCAATGTTGATGCGCACTTCGCCGATGCCGTTGAAATTTTTCTCCTCCAGCAGCAGATACAACGTATCCAGTCCGGTAATGGTGCCGGATGACGCCGTGTGCAATTGCAGGTGCGGATAGCGTAAATCGGCGCGATACAAAGTGGCTTTCACCGGCGGCTCCTCAGCGTTTGAGCATTTTCAGCGCGACGTCGCAGTAGATTTTGCTGCCTGCAATGAATTCGTCGATCGGAATAAATTCATCAGGCTTATGGGCCACTGCCAGCGAACCGGGGCCGATGATGATGCCTTTGGTACCGAGACT from Rahnella sikkimica encodes the following:
- a CDS encoding mandelate racemase/muconate lactonizing enzyme family protein, giving the protein MKATLYRADLRYPHLQLHTASSGTITGLDTLYLLLEEKNFNGIGEVRINIAYLNGYSAEQVLRDVIRALRHLDLSLSASALLMNLPAILADFLAPTRMLIDIALHDLIARQNGLSVAELAGAENAETVSYHTNQTLFWTPMNEMLDQATAYVERGFTQLKLRVGVASFTEDEARLSALRRRFGHEISLSADANGQWQPEEARNHLLALAKFEMSYLEQPVSDANAHCYPALAAASPVPLMLDESMSSEADLERILQLEGKIMAHLKLVKMGGIAPTLAAAKRLSAAGVPFMIGQMNEGGAATAAALHVARASQPRYAELYGADGLGNDPVHGLSYIRGMLSSPSGAGLGISFTPSQAEFIQEFAQ
- the vapB gene encoding type II toxin-antitoxin system VapB family antitoxin produces the protein MSKGSVFLNNRTQSVRIPAECRFPDEVKTVTIRKVGNSLVLTPAESTWDNFFHSELSVSADFMEERGSQHQTDRDTF
- a CDS encoding dihydrodipicolinate synthase family protein, which produces MKDISESQARLKGIFNITVTPFTASGEFDFAGISRNIERVIGLGYDGILVGGTYGEFPAMTADERANLFRHVMEVVGDRVPVMLCSAGSDARVVRDLTQLAGDLGGLPMVTPPFVSEVTDAQIISFFKQMAPLSRTGILVYNAPGIGITLPPVVLEQLADIDGVVGIKQGDLNPTAIDQIANRLGGRLRLFCASDLAFLGPMMCGFDGISTTNSGALPEIILATYRALESGDANTARELHHLWYPYRALARRYGQPQLVKAAMNLRGFDGHHVRAPLIDLEPEIINLVGQELQRLAADPRSGVTLK
- a CDS encoding M24 family metallopeptidase, with protein sequence MKAQSVSLPDLGSVVPGAESAFREEEYQHRIARARQLLVKAGLDVMVITGPENIFYLTGQQTPGYYTFQTLVLPVEGDPVFVIRQLEYFNFISNTFIRDAAIYTDGDNPVNFLLGVLKSRGWMKSRIGIDKRGWFLPIAVYEALQAEIGTIHDAAGVIEQLRAVKSAAELEKMAYAARYVDAGMLAGRAAIAAGATENDLVSAMMGAAIAAGSEYMGMEPLVSTGPRTGVPHGTWRRRKILDNDPIFLEMAATHDRYHAALMRSAWLGKPPAVALEMEKVCQEALQAALDVIRPGATCEAPHLACQAVIDRAGYTDNFKKRTGYSIGISFAPDWGEGAILSLYSGITTELQPGMTFHIPPALRIYGEFTVGVSETIVVTETGYRALGTVDRPLYLL